The following coding sequences lie in one Streptomyces sp. NBC_00510 genomic window:
- a CDS encoding deoxyribose-phosphate aldolase, which yields MSISISDLVKVRTHHPEAIAEAAARRVRRPLVGDSGRLMIVAADHPARGAFAVGDREFAMANRVDLLERLCTALSRPGVDGVLGTADILEDLLLLGALEGKVVMGSMNRGGLAGASFELDDRFTGHRAQDIARLGFDAGKLLLRISYEDSGSLSTMVATARAIDDMAEHRLPVFVEPFISRRVDGRVRNDLSAEAVTKSIAIASGLAGTSAYTWLKVPVTEDVDDMATVMETSTLPAVLLGGEVGGEQDAVYEKWRKALRLPTVQGLVVGRTLLYPAEGGVETAVDTAVGLL from the coding sequence ATGAGCATCAGCATCTCCGACCTGGTGAAGGTGCGGACCCACCACCCCGAGGCGATCGCCGAGGCCGCCGCCCGCCGCGTCCGCCGCCCGCTCGTCGGTGACAGCGGCCGGCTGATGATCGTGGCCGCGGACCACCCCGCGCGGGGCGCGTTCGCCGTGGGCGACCGGGAGTTCGCCATGGCCAACCGCGTCGACCTGCTGGAGCGGCTGTGCACCGCGCTCTCCCGCCCCGGCGTGGACGGGGTCCTCGGCACCGCGGACATCCTGGAGGACCTGCTGCTGCTCGGCGCGCTCGAGGGCAAGGTCGTCATGGGGTCGATGAACCGCGGGGGCCTGGCCGGGGCCTCCTTCGAGCTCGACGACCGCTTCACCGGCCACCGCGCCCAGGACATAGCCCGGCTCGGCTTCGACGCGGGCAAGCTGCTGCTGCGCATCAGCTACGAGGACAGCGGCTCGCTGAGCACCATGGTCGCCACCGCCCGCGCCATCGACGACATGGCCGAGCACCGGCTCCCGGTCTTCGTCGAACCCTTCATATCCCGCCGCGTCGACGGCAGGGTGCGCAACGACCTGAGCGCGGAGGCCGTCACCAAGTCCATCGCCATCGCCTCCGGGCTCGCCGGGACCTCCGCCTACACCTGGCTCAAGGTGCCCGTCACCGAGGACGTCGACGACATGGCCACCGTCATGGAGACCTCCACCCTCCCCGCCGTCCTGCTCGGGGGAGAGGTGGGCGGGGAACAGGACGCGGTCTACGAGAAGTGGCGCAAGGCGCTGCGCCTGCCCACCGTCCAGGGTCTGGTCGTCGGCCGCACGCTGCTCTACCCGGCGGAGGGCGGTGTGGAGACCGCCGTCGACACCGCCGTCGGCCTGCTGTGA
- the iolB gene encoding 5-deoxy-glucuronate isomerase, with translation MTSTENHLAAGKAAAGPYAVDVDPGRAGWDHSSLRILELPPGGRHEFATGDSEWIVLPLSGGCEVFAAGGTFRLTGRESVFAGVSDFAYVPRDETVTVTTASGGRFALTGARCDRRLPARYGPASAVPVELRGSGSCSRQVNNFGAAGVFECDRLIAVEVLTPAGNWSSFPPHKHDEDREGESRLEEIYYFEIAPAHGKEGIGYQRVSPSGNGRNTDVLAEVRHGDVVLIPDGWHGPSMAVPGHDMYYLNVMAGPGEERAWLICDHPDHAWVRATWPDQPVDPRLPLYTAPAATDEAPERS, from the coding sequence ATGACCAGCACCGAGAACCACCTGGCCGCCGGGAAGGCCGCCGCCGGCCCGTACGCCGTCGACGTCGACCCCGGACGGGCCGGCTGGGACCACTCCTCGCTGCGGATCCTGGAACTCCCGCCCGGCGGACGGCACGAGTTCGCCACCGGTGACAGCGAGTGGATCGTGCTGCCGCTCTCCGGCGGCTGCGAGGTCTTCGCCGCAGGCGGGACGTTCCGGCTCACCGGGCGCGAGAGCGTCTTCGCCGGGGTCAGCGACTTCGCGTACGTACCGCGCGACGAGACGGTCACCGTCACCACCGCCTCCGGTGGCCGCTTCGCCCTGACCGGTGCCCGCTGCGACCGGCGGCTGCCCGCCCGCTACGGACCGGCCTCCGCCGTCCCCGTCGAGCTGCGGGGCAGCGGAAGCTGCAGCCGCCAGGTCAACAACTTCGGCGCCGCCGGGGTCTTCGAGTGCGACCGGCTGATCGCGGTCGAGGTGCTCACCCCGGCGGGCAACTGGTCGTCCTTCCCGCCGCACAAGCACGACGAGGACCGCGAGGGCGAATCGCGCCTGGAGGAGATCTACTACTTCGAGATCGCCCCGGCGCACGGCAAGGAGGGCATCGGCTACCAGCGGGTCTCACCCTCCGGCAACGGCCGCAACACCGACGTCCTCGCCGAGGTCCGGCACGGCGACGTCGTCCTCATCCCCGACGGCTGGCACGGCCCCTCGATGGCCGTCCCCGGCCACGACATGTACTACCTCAACGTCATGGCGGGCCCGGGGGAGGAGCGCGCCTGGCTGATCTGCGACCACCCCGACCACGCCTGGGTCCGCGCCACCTGGCCGGACCAGCCCGTCGACCCGCGCCTGCCGCTGTACACCGCCCCCGCCGCCACCGACGAAGCCCCCGAGAGGTCCTGA
- the iolD gene encoding 3D-(3,5/4)-trihydroxycyclohexane-1,2-dione acylhydrolase (decyclizing) has product MSSQSVRRLTVAQALVRFLSAQYTERDGVRRRLVAGTWGIFGHGNVAGIGQALVEYRQEMPYHQGRNEQAMVHAAVGYARQLNRLSAQAVTTSIGPGATNLVTGAALATVNRLPVLLLPGDSFANRLPDPVLQQLEHTQYGDVSVNDALRPVSRWFDRVTRPEALIPSALQAMRVLADPAETGAVTLALPQDVQAEAYDWPEEFFAERVWHVRRPAPEAAELAAAAEAVRAARRPLIIAGGGVHHSEAEPALEALAAATGIPVASTQAGKGSLRHDHPADLGGVGHTGTAVADDIARTADLVIGVGTRYTDFTTASSTLFAAPGVRFLNLNVTGFDAHKLGARTLVGDARASLEALAGAVAGHRVDPAYEAEYRAGKESWERVVDAAYAADDTDRPTQTQVLGALDSVVGDDDVVINAAGSLPGDLHKLWRARSPRQYHLEYGYSCMGYEIPASIGVRMAAPDRPVWALVGDGTYLMMPTEIVTAVQEGVNVNLLLIQNHGYASIGGLSSEVGGERFGTAYRYRAADGSFTGDPLPVDLAANAASLGMEVLRAQTVRELREALAAARASDRPTCVYVETDPTPTAPAAQAWWDVPVAETASREAAVEARKSYERHLGDRRRHL; this is encoded by the coding sequence ATGAGCAGCCAGTCCGTACGACGCCTCACGGTCGCCCAGGCGCTGGTGCGGTTCCTGTCCGCGCAGTACACCGAGCGCGACGGGGTCCGCCGCCGGCTCGTCGCCGGCACGTGGGGCATCTTCGGCCACGGCAACGTCGCCGGCATCGGCCAGGCCCTGGTGGAGTACCGGCAGGAGATGCCCTACCACCAGGGCCGCAACGAGCAGGCCATGGTGCACGCCGCCGTCGGCTACGCCCGCCAGCTCAACCGGCTGTCCGCACAGGCCGTCACCACCTCCATCGGCCCCGGCGCCACCAACCTCGTCACCGGTGCCGCGCTCGCCACCGTCAACCGGCTGCCGGTGCTCCTGCTCCCCGGCGACTCCTTCGCCAACCGCCTCCCCGACCCGGTGCTGCAGCAGCTGGAGCACACCCAGTACGGCGACGTCTCCGTCAACGACGCGCTGCGCCCGGTCTCCCGCTGGTTCGACCGGGTCACTCGGCCCGAGGCCCTGATTCCGTCCGCGCTCCAGGCGATGCGGGTGCTCGCCGACCCCGCCGAGACCGGCGCCGTCACGCTCGCCCTCCCGCAGGACGTCCAGGCCGAGGCGTACGACTGGCCCGAGGAGTTCTTCGCCGAGCGCGTCTGGCACGTACGCCGCCCGGCCCCCGAGGCCGCCGAACTCGCCGCGGCCGCCGAGGCGGTGCGCGCCGCGCGGCGTCCGCTGATCATCGCGGGCGGCGGCGTCCACCACAGCGAGGCCGAGCCCGCCCTGGAGGCACTGGCCGCGGCCACCGGCATCCCGGTGGCGTCCACCCAGGCCGGCAAGGGCTCGCTGCGCCATGACCATCCGGCCGACCTCGGCGGCGTCGGGCACACCGGCACCGCCGTGGCCGACGACATCGCGCGCACCGCCGACCTGGTCATCGGCGTGGGCACCCGCTACACCGACTTCACCACCGCCTCCTCCACGCTCTTCGCCGCCCCCGGGGTGCGCTTCCTCAACCTCAACGTCACGGGCTTCGACGCCCACAAGCTCGGTGCCCGCACCCTGGTCGGCGACGCCCGCGCGAGCCTCGAAGCCCTTGCCGGGGCCGTGGCGGGACACCGCGTCGACCCGGCGTACGAGGCCGAGTACCGCGCGGGCAAGGAAAGCTGGGAGCGCGTGGTCGACGCCGCGTACGCCGCGGACGACACGGACCGCCCCACCCAGACCCAGGTGCTCGGCGCGCTCGACTCGGTGGTCGGCGACGACGACGTGGTCATCAACGCCGCCGGCTCCCTCCCCGGTGACCTGCACAAGCTGTGGCGCGCCCGCTCACCGCGGCAGTACCACCTGGAGTACGGCTACTCCTGCATGGGCTACGAGATCCCGGCCTCCATCGGCGTGCGGATGGCGGCGCCCGACCGGCCGGTGTGGGCGCTCGTCGGGGACGGCACCTACCTGATGATGCCGACGGAGATCGTGACCGCGGTCCAGGAGGGCGTAAACGTCAACCTCCTCCTCATCCAGAACCACGGCTACGCCTCCATCGGCGGACTGTCCTCCGAGGTCGGCGGCGAGCGCTTCGGCACCGCCTACCGCTACCGGGCCGCCGACGGCTCCTTCACCGGCGACCCGCTCCCGGTGGACCTCGCCGCCAACGCCGCCAGCCTCGGGATGGAGGTGCTGCGCGCCCAGACGGTGCGCGAACTGCGCGAGGCGCTGGCCGCCGCCCGTGCCTCCGACCGTCCGACCTGCGTGTACGTCGAGACCGACCCCACGCCGACGGCCCCCGCCGCCCAGGCCTGGTGGGACGTGCCGGTCGCCGAGACCGCCTCGCGGGAGGCGGCCGTCGAGGCCCGCAAGTCCTACGAGCGGCACCTGGGCGACCGCCGCCGCCACCTGTGA
- a CDS encoding ABC transporter permease has protein sequence MTADSLAPPRRLGHRLLSRPELGAVVGAVAVFVVFSVAADSFLRPASLGTILYAASTIGIMAVPVALLMIGGEFDLSAGVLVTSSALVSSMFSYQMTANVWVGVGVSLLVTLAIGFFNGIMLARTKLPSFIITLGTFLMLTGLNLGFTKLIDGTVSTKSISDMEGFASARALFASHLTIGDVDLQVTILWWIALVAVATWVLLRTRAGNWIFASGGGPDAARAVGVPVTRTKTGLYMAVAFCAWISGQHLLFSFDVVQSGEGIGNEFLYIIAAVIGGCLMTGGYGSAIGSAVGAFIFGMTSKGIVYAEWNPDWFKFFLGAMLLLATLLNAWVRKRAEAAK, from the coding sequence ATGACCGCGGACAGCCTCGCTCCCCCGAGACGGCTCGGGCACCGACTGCTCAGCCGCCCCGAGCTCGGGGCGGTCGTCGGCGCCGTGGCCGTCTTCGTCGTCTTCTCCGTGGCGGCCGACTCCTTCCTGCGGCCGGCGAGCCTGGGGACCATCCTCTACGCGGCGTCCACCATCGGGATCATGGCGGTGCCGGTGGCACTGCTGATGATCGGCGGCGAGTTCGACCTGTCGGCGGGCGTGCTGGTCACGTCCTCCGCCCTGGTGTCGTCGATGTTCAGCTACCAGATGACGGCGAACGTCTGGGTCGGCGTCGGCGTCTCGCTGCTCGTCACCCTCGCCATCGGCTTCTTCAACGGCATCATGCTGGCCCGCACGAAGCTGCCGAGCTTCATCATCACGCTGGGCACCTTCCTGATGCTCACCGGCCTCAACCTGGGCTTCACCAAGCTCATCGACGGCACGGTCAGCACCAAGTCCATCTCCGACATGGAGGGCTTCGCGTCGGCGCGGGCGCTGTTCGCCTCGCACCTGACGATCGGCGACGTCGACCTCCAGGTGACCATCCTGTGGTGGATCGCCCTGGTCGCCGTCGCCACGTGGGTCCTGCTGCGCACCCGCGCCGGCAACTGGATCTTCGCCTCCGGCGGCGGCCCCGACGCGGCCCGCGCGGTCGGCGTCCCCGTCACCCGTACGAAGACGGGCCTGTACATGGCCGTCGCCTTCTGCGCGTGGATCTCCGGGCAGCACCTGCTGTTCTCCTTCGACGTCGTGCAGTCGGGAGAGGGCATCGGCAACGAGTTCCTGTACATCATCGCCGCCGTGATCGGCGGCTGTCTGATGACCGGCGGCTACGGCTCCGCCATCGGTTCGGCGGTCGGTGCGTTCATCTTCGGCATGACCAGCAAGGGCATCGTCTACGCCGAGTGGAACCCGGACTGGTTCAAGTTCTTCCTGGGCGCCATGCTGCTGCTGGCGACGCTGCTCAACGCCTGGGTGCGCAAGCGGGCGGAGGCGGCGAAGTGA
- a CDS encoding GntR family transcriptional regulator yields the protein MSKAESAPLEFEVDRSSPVPLYYQLAQQLEGAIEHGRLAPGSLLGNEIELAGRLGLSRPTVRQAIQSLVDKGLLVRRRGVGTQVVHSQVKRPLELSSLFDDLQAAGQSPATHVLRNETEPASAQVAAALGLAEGSDVVVLQRLRFTHGEPMAHMCNYLPPGLLSLDNARLESTGLYRMMRAAGITLHSARQSVGARCATEAEGELLAEDPGAALLTMSRTTYDDTGRAVEYGTHIYRASRYAFEFQLLVRA from the coding sequence GTGTCCAAAGCAGAGTCCGCGCCGCTCGAGTTCGAGGTGGACCGCTCCAGCCCGGTGCCGCTGTACTACCAGCTCGCCCAGCAGCTGGAGGGCGCCATCGAGCACGGCAGGCTCGCCCCGGGCAGCCTCCTGGGCAACGAGATCGAACTCGCCGGACGGCTCGGCCTCTCCCGGCCGACCGTCCGGCAGGCCATCCAGTCCCTCGTGGACAAGGGACTGCTGGTGCGCCGTCGCGGCGTGGGCACCCAGGTCGTGCACAGCCAGGTCAAGCGGCCCCTGGAGCTGAGCAGCCTCTTCGACGACCTGCAGGCCGCCGGGCAGAGCCCCGCGACCCATGTGCTGCGCAACGAGACCGAGCCGGCCTCGGCCCAGGTCGCCGCCGCGCTCGGCCTCGCCGAGGGCAGCGACGTCGTCGTCCTGCAACGGCTGCGCTTCACCCACGGTGAGCCGATGGCCCACATGTGCAACTACCTGCCGCCCGGACTCCTGTCCCTGGACAACGCCAGGCTGGAGTCCACCGGCCTGTACCGCATGATGCGAGCCGCCGGGATCACCCTGCACAGCGCCCGTCAGTCGGTCGGCGCCCGGTGCGCCACCGAGGCGGAGGGCGAGCTGCTCGCCGAGGACCCCGGGGCCGCGCTGCTCACCATGAGCCGGACGACGTACGACGACACGGGACGGGCCGTCGAGTACGGCACGCACATCTACCGCGCCTCCCGCTACGCCTTCGAGTTCCAGCTCCTCGTACGGGCCTGA
- the iolC gene encoding 5-dehydro-2-deoxygluconokinase, protein MTEPYDLITMGRIGVDLYPLQTGVPLPQVETFGKFLGGSATNVAVAAARLGRSTAVITRTGDDPFGAYCHQALKEFGVDDRYVTPVAAYPTPVTFCEIFPPDDFPLYFYRLPKAPDLEIHAAELDLDAVRSARIFWMTGTGLCAEPSRTATLAALEARARRGTTVFDLDWRPMFWKDPAEARPYYARALASATVAVGNLDECEVATGVREPHAAAEALLAVGVELAVVKQGPKGVLAVHRDGSTAEVPPVPVEVVNGLGAGDAFGGSLCHGLLAGWDLERIMRHANAAGAIVASRLACSSAMPTASEVQDLLGRG, encoded by the coding sequence ATGACCGAGCCGTACGACCTGATCACGATGGGCCGGATCGGGGTGGACCTCTACCCTCTGCAGACCGGTGTGCCGCTGCCCCAGGTCGAGACGTTCGGCAAGTTCCTCGGCGGCTCCGCCACCAACGTCGCGGTCGCCGCGGCCCGGCTCGGCCGCAGCACCGCCGTCATCACCCGCACCGGCGACGACCCCTTCGGCGCCTACTGCCACCAGGCGCTCAAGGAGTTCGGCGTCGACGACCGCTACGTCACCCCCGTCGCCGCGTACCCGACGCCGGTCACCTTCTGCGAGATCTTCCCGCCGGACGACTTCCCGCTCTACTTCTACCGGCTCCCCAAGGCCCCCGACCTCGAGATCCACGCCGCCGAACTGGACCTCGACGCCGTCCGGTCCGCCCGCATCTTCTGGATGACCGGGACCGGCCTGTGCGCGGAGCCCAGCCGCACCGCCACCCTCGCCGCCCTCGAGGCCAGGGCGCGGCGCGGCACCACCGTCTTCGACCTCGACTGGCGTCCCATGTTCTGGAAGGACCCGGCCGAGGCCCGCCCCTACTACGCACGGGCGCTGGCCTCGGCCACCGTCGCCGTCGGCAACCTCGACGAGTGCGAGGTCGCCACCGGGGTGCGCGAACCACACGCTGCGGCCGAGGCGCTGCTGGCCGTCGGCGTCGAACTGGCCGTCGTCAAGCAGGGCCCCAAGGGCGTCCTCGCCGTCCACCGCGACGGCAGCACCGCGGAGGTCCCGCCGGTCCCCGTCGAGGTGGTCAACGGGCTCGGCGCGGGCGACGCCTTCGGCGGCTCCCTCTGCCACGGGCTGCTCGCCGGCTGGGACCTGGAGCGGATCATGCGCCACGCCAACGCCGCCGGCGCGATCGTGGCGTCCCGCCTGGCCTGCTCCTCCGCGATGCCCACCGCGTCGGAGGTCCAGGACCTCCTCGGCCGCGGCTGA
- a CDS encoding sugar ABC transporter substrate-binding protein, which produces MESANRGKRALGALLTVVIGVALAGCSSTGGLRAEQRAKEAQANGSAVDTPKWTVAMVTHAGAGDSFWDIVQKGARQAAAKDNITFLYSNSDQGKDQAQLVQTAIDQKVDGLVVTLAKPEAMKDVVLKAEKAGIPVVTINSGSAQSKEYGALAHIGQDETVAGEAVGDELTARGRKHVLCVLHEQGNVGHEQRCAGVKNTFEGTTENLYVNGTNMPDVQSALQAKLAADRSIDAVVTLGAPYAATAAKAKDQAGSQAEVDTFDLNGQVASALEDGTIGFAVDQQPYLQGYEAVDLLWLYRYNADVLGGGRPVLTGPQIVTKDDAAALKDYAKRGTR; this is translated from the coding sequence GTGGAGAGCGCGAACAGGGGAAAGCGTGCGCTCGGTGCGCTACTGACAGTGGTCATCGGTGTGGCGCTGGCGGGTTGCAGCAGCACCGGGGGCCTGCGCGCGGAGCAGCGGGCCAAGGAGGCCCAGGCCAACGGATCGGCCGTCGACACACCGAAGTGGACGGTCGCCATGGTCACCCACGCCGGTGCCGGCGACAGCTTCTGGGACATCGTCCAGAAGGGCGCCCGGCAGGCCGCGGCCAAGGACAACATCACATTCCTGTACTCCAACAGCGACCAGGGCAAGGACCAGGCGCAGCTGGTGCAGACCGCCATCGACCAGAAGGTCGACGGCCTGGTCGTCACCCTCGCCAAGCCCGAGGCCATGAAGGACGTCGTCCTGAAGGCGGAGAAGGCCGGCATCCCGGTCGTCACCATCAACTCCGGGTCCGCCCAGTCCAAGGAGTACGGCGCCCTGGCGCACATCGGCCAGGACGAGACCGTCGCCGGCGAGGCCGTCGGCGACGAGCTCACGGCGCGCGGCAGGAAGCACGTCCTGTGCGTGCTCCACGAGCAGGGCAACGTCGGCCACGAGCAGCGCTGCGCGGGCGTGAAGAACACCTTCGAGGGCACGACGGAGAACCTGTACGTCAACGGCACCAACATGCCGGACGTCCAGTCCGCCCTCCAGGCCAAGCTGGCGGCCGACCGTTCCATCGACGCCGTCGTGACCCTGGGCGCGCCCTACGCCGCCACCGCCGCCAAGGCGAAGGACCAGGCGGGCAGCCAGGCCGAGGTCGACACCTTCGACCTCAACGGCCAGGTCGCGAGCGCGCTGGAGGACGGCACCATCGGCTTCGCCGTCGACCAGCAGCCTTACCTGCAGGGCTACGAGGCCGTCGACCTGCTGTGGCTCTACCGGTACAACGCCGACGTGCTCGGCGGTGGCAGGCCCGTGCTCACCGGCCCGCAGATCGTCACCAAGGACGACGCGGCCGCGCTGAAGGACTACGCGAAGCGGGGCACCCGATGA